A region from the Aegilops tauschii subsp. strangulata cultivar AL8/78 chromosome 5, Aet v6.0, whole genome shotgun sequence genome encodes:
- the LOC141023098 gene encoding uncharacterized protein: MAEQNNRRDKAPMSPRGEVADMGDSELGSRPRVRGGSSRDRGDMFRTPTGQGVQVSQGVRYVEREHVIAPVFPINMDVQRPKVVELNLARQRAAMRSRWIAVGLFFLVQIFSISGLFQELKSKWGLRGRLSYTPLKNNRFTLEFEREGDLRFILNNGPWTHKGDVFLMVAVDGSARPGDVEVAHMPMWARIYDAPPPPIMLFESVARALGAELGEVLEVDADNEGRIWGNYMRVRVNHDVDEPIRNKLESYDNAEGKMYKLNVKYERLPRFCSACGHLGHG; encoded by the coding sequence ATGGCTGAGCAGAACAACCGCAGGGACAAGGCTCCTATGAGTCCTAGGGGTGAGGTAGCTGACATGGGCGACTCGGAGTTGGGATCGAGGCCGCGTGTCCGTGGTGGCTCCTCAAGGGACAGGGGTGACATGTTCCGCACCCCAACCGGCCAAGGAGTGCAGGTGTCCCAGGGAGTTAGGTATGTTGAGAGAGAGCATGTCATAGCTCCTGTGTTCCCGATTAATATGGATGTGCAGCGGCCAAAGGTGGTGGAGTTGAACCTGGCAAGGCAGAGAGCAGCCATGCGCTCAAGGTGGATCGCTGTTGGCCTGTTCTTTTTAGTGCAGATCTTCAGCATCAGTGGGCTCTTCCAAGAGCTCAAGAGCAAGTGGGGGCTGAGGGGGCGCCTCAGCTACACTCCACTCAAGAACAACCGCTTCACCCTCGAGTTCGAGCGCGAAGGGGATCTCAGGTTCATCCTCAACAATGGGCCATGGACCCATAAAGGAGATGTCTTCCTCATGGTGGCGGTGGACGGGAGTGCGAGGCCAGGCGATGTGGAGGTGGCCCACATGCCAATGTGGGCACGCATCTatgatgcccccccccccccgatcatGCTCTTCGAATCGGTGGCCAGAGCCCTTGGCGCCGAACTGGGTGAGGTGCTGGAGGTGGACGCAGACAATGAAGGCAGAATTTGGGGCAACTACATGCGTGTTCGCGTCAACCATGATGTGGATGAGCCTATTAGAAATAAGTTAGAGTCTTATGATAATGCCGAGGGAAAGATGTATAAGCTGAATGTTAAATATGAGAGGCTCCCTAGGTTTTGTAGCGCCTGTGGCCATCTAGGTCATGGGTAG